Proteins encoded together in one Phyllostomus discolor isolate MPI-MPIP mPhyDis1 chromosome 6, mPhyDis1.pri.v3, whole genome shotgun sequence window:
- the ATOH8 gene encoding protein atonal homolog 8 isoform X1, producing MKHIPVLEDGPWKTVCVKELNGLKKLKRKGKEPARRANGYKTFRLDLEAPEQGATATNGLRDRTQRLQPVPAPVPVPVAPAIPSGAGPDTAGDRGGTRAPEVLDARKRGFALSAVGPGLSTPPPPAPQGQVPGGPEVQPFREPGLRPRILLCAPPARPLPSAPPPPPETSVRPAPPAPPARPGESSYSSISHVIYNNHPDSSASPRKRPGEATAASSEIKALQQTRRLLANARERTRVHTISAAFEALRKQVPCYSYGQKLSKLAILRIACNYILSLARLADLDYSADRSNLSFSECVQRCTRTLQAEGRAKKRKVCASPSGVTGPGLDQGHFCVPSFQQSLRRR from the exons ATGAAGCACATCCCAGTTCTCGAGGACGGGCCGTGGAAAACCGTGTGCGTGAAGGAGCTGAACGGCCTCAAGAAGCTCAAGAGGAAAGGCAAAGAGCCGGCGCGGCGTGCGAATGGTTATAAAACTTTCCGATTGGACTTGGAAGCGCCTGAGCAAGGCGCCACTGCCACCAACGGGCTGCGGGACAGGACCCAGCGGCTGCAGCCGGTCCCGGCCCCGGTGCCAGTCCCAGTGGCCCCGGCCATTCCCTCAGGTGCGGGCCCGGACACCGCTGGGGATCGCGGAGGCACTCGGGCGCCGGAGGTCTTGGATGCGAGGAAGCGCGGCTTCGCCCTGAGCGCTGTGGGACCCGGACTCTccacgccgccgccgccagcaccccagggccaggtaccTGGGGGTCCCGAGGTACAGCCTTTCCGGGAACCCGGCCTGCGTCCCCGCATCTTGCTGTGCGCACCGCCCGCCCGCCCATTGCCTTCCGCGCCCCCACCGCCGCCGGAGACCTCAGTGCGCCCCGCGCCCCCTGCGCCCCCCGCGCGCCCCGGGGAAAGTTCCTACTCGTCAATTTCACACGTAATTTACAATAACCACCCGGATTCCTCCGCGTCGCCTAGGAAACGGCCAGGCGAAGCGACCGCCGCCTCCTCCGAGATCAAAGCCCTGCAGCAGACCCGGAGGCTCCTGGCTAACGCCCGGGAGCGGACGCGGGTGCACACCATAAGCGCAGCCTTCGAGGCGCTGCGGAAGCAG GTGCCGTGTTACTCGTATGGGCAGAAGCTGTCCAAACTGGCCATCCTGAGGATTGCCTGCAACTACATCCTGTCCCTGGCGCGGCTGGCTGACCTCGACTACAGCGCCGACCGCAGCAACCTCAGCTTCTCCGAGTGCGTGCAGCGCTGCACCCGCACCCTGCAGGCCGAGGGACGTGCCAAGAAGCGAAAGGTATGCGCCAGCCCCTCAG
- the ATOH8 gene encoding protein atonal homolog 8 isoform X2 — protein MKHIPVLEDGPWKTVCVKELNGLKKLKRKGKEPARRANGYKTFRLDLEAPEQGATATNGLRDRTQRLQPVPAPVPVPVAPAIPSGAGPDTAGDRGGTRAPEVLDARKRGFALSAVGPGLSTPPPPAPQGQVPGGPEVQPFREPGLRPRILLCAPPARPLPSAPPPPPETSVRPAPPAPPARPGESSYSSISHVIYNNHPDSSASPRKRPGEATAASSEIKALQQTRRLLANARERTRVHTISAAFEALRKQVPCYSYGQKLSKLAILRIACNYILSLARLADLDYSADRSNLSFSECVQRCTRTLQAEGRAKKRKE, from the exons ATGAAGCACATCCCAGTTCTCGAGGACGGGCCGTGGAAAACCGTGTGCGTGAAGGAGCTGAACGGCCTCAAGAAGCTCAAGAGGAAAGGCAAAGAGCCGGCGCGGCGTGCGAATGGTTATAAAACTTTCCGATTGGACTTGGAAGCGCCTGAGCAAGGCGCCACTGCCACCAACGGGCTGCGGGACAGGACCCAGCGGCTGCAGCCGGTCCCGGCCCCGGTGCCAGTCCCAGTGGCCCCGGCCATTCCCTCAGGTGCGGGCCCGGACACCGCTGGGGATCGCGGAGGCACTCGGGCGCCGGAGGTCTTGGATGCGAGGAAGCGCGGCTTCGCCCTGAGCGCTGTGGGACCCGGACTCTccacgccgccgccgccagcaccccagggccaggtaccTGGGGGTCCCGAGGTACAGCCTTTCCGGGAACCCGGCCTGCGTCCCCGCATCTTGCTGTGCGCACCGCCCGCCCGCCCATTGCCTTCCGCGCCCCCACCGCCGCCGGAGACCTCAGTGCGCCCCGCGCCCCCTGCGCCCCCCGCGCGCCCCGGGGAAAGTTCCTACTCGTCAATTTCACACGTAATTTACAATAACCACCCGGATTCCTCCGCGTCGCCTAGGAAACGGCCAGGCGAAGCGACCGCCGCCTCCTCCGAGATCAAAGCCCTGCAGCAGACCCGGAGGCTCCTGGCTAACGCCCGGGAGCGGACGCGGGTGCACACCATAAGCGCAGCCTTCGAGGCGCTGCGGAAGCAG GTGCCGTGTTACTCGTATGGGCAGAAGCTGTCCAAACTGGCCATCCTGAGGATTGCCTGCAACTACATCCTGTCCCTGGCGCGGCTGGCTGACCTCGACTACAGCGCCGACCGCAGCAACCTCAGCTTCTCCGAGTGCGTGCAGCGCTGCACCCGCACCCTGCAGGCCGAGGGACGTGCCAAGAAGCGAAAG